In Rosa chinensis cultivar Old Blush chromosome 1, RchiOBHm-V2, whole genome shotgun sequence, a genomic segment contains:
- the LOC112174981 gene encoding uncharacterized protein LOC112174981: MKFVVPNKRSRQNKVGQRSANVPKSGSVGNMRTGVWQKVLKNDANDCTGELKKASSVYSRLDLPLREAPMLNKTCNAVDINVFLKSENRKQQKDKVSKKLKRKNAPALKREYNCYSRKGSHASLAGSDGSLKLRMDQSDISDILSQVKDKKPSRPTARFQSSKVECMNSVSVQSMQLCPNEIGHLENVCKTVSGMKNQNVGNQDGSMQKTCNSWKEPSLLQVHSSIYLPHLLYDAASQEVQRQIPLAESSKQNWSSSGSLTHKWMPIGLKDSELASSARSESSLLEHSDEGASKRWTIKDTVKGNVVSKAAVESMAQGSGHVIRSSDDTEGRLPTSNAVEEVADNKLHAANYVNSYDVSKGLNAFEAYSNRVLEAVNNACRAQLASEAVQMTTGHPIAEFERLLYYSSPVIHQSPSHTSCHTCCSWNQVDQVGGVSLCRHETPNVTLGCLWEWYEKYGSYGLEIRAEEPGSPKRLVLIV, encoded by the coding sequence ATGAAATTTGTTGTGCCTAACAAGAGAAGTAGACAAAACAAAGTAGGACAACGGAGTGCAAATGTTCCCAAATCTGGTAGTGTTGGGAATATGCGTACAGGGGTCTGGCAAAAGGTCCTGAAGAATGATGCCAATGATTGCACTGGTGAATTGAAGAAAGCAAGTTCTGTTTACTCAAGGCTTGATCTCCCTTTGAGAGAGGCTCCCATGCTCAATAAAACCTGTAATGCTGTTGATATTAATGTCTTTTTGAAGAGTGAAAATAGGAAACAGCAAAAAGATAAGGTCTCAAAaaagttgaaaagaaaaaatgctcCAGCATTGAAACGAGAATACAATTGTTATTCGAGGAAGGGATCTCATGCTAGCTTGGCTGGCTCAGATGGTTCTTTGAAGCTTCGGATGGATCAGAGTGATATATCAGATATCTTGTCTCAGGTGAAGGACAAGAAACCTAGTCGTCCAACGGCTCGATTCCAGAGCAGCAAAGTAGAATGCATGAACTCCGTATCAGTTCAAAGCATGCAGCTCTGTCCAAATGAGATTGGTCATCTTGAAAATGTGTGTAAAACCGTCTCAGGCATGAAGAATCAAAATGTAGGAAATCAGGATGGCTCAATGCAAAAAACATGCAATTCCTGGAAGGAACCAAGTCTGCTTCAGGTGCATTCTTCAATCTACCTTCCTCATCTACTTTATGATGCAGCAAGTCAAGAAGTACAGAGACAAATCCCTCTTGCAGAAAGCAGCAAGCAAAACTGGAGTAGTTCTGGATCTCTTACACACAAGTGGATGCCAATCGGGTTGAAGGACTCTGAGTTGGCAAGCTCTGCTAGATCTGAGAGTTCATTGCTTGAACATTCTGATGAGGGAGCTTCTAAGAGATGGACGATTAAAGACACTGTTAAAGGCAATGTGGTTTCTAAAGCTGCAGTTGAGTCCATGGCTCAGGGTTCTGGACATGTAATTCGTTCTTCTGATGACACAGAGGGCAGGCTTCCTACATCAAATGCAGTTGAAGAGGTGGCTGACAACAAGCTTCATGCAGCTAACTATGTGAATAGTTATGATGTATCCAAAGGTCTAAATGCTTTTGAAGCTTATTCAAACAGAGTATTAGAAGCAGTAAATAATGCTTGCAGGGCACAGCTGGCATCTGAAGCTGTTCAAATGACCACTGGTCATCCAATTGCCGAATTTGAAAGACTTCTGTATTATTCATCTCCCGTTATCCATCAATCACCTAGCCACACAAGTTGTCACACTTGCTGTTCATGGAACCAGGTTGACCAGGTTGGTGGTGTGTCATTGTGCAGACATGAGACACCAAATGTCACTTTAGGATGCCTATGGGAGTGGTATGAGAAATATGGGAGCTATGGGCTGGAAATAAGGGCTGAGGAACCTGGGAGTCCAAAGAGATTGGTGCTGATCGTTTAG
- the LOC112174908 gene encoding probable RNA helicase SDE3: MMRLGIIIGASAILLWEYFENKRPTPSSSSPETPPQRQPTSSNSKPHPASAEPPPYSSKPPSSPASSKPPSSPASSKPPSSAASPQPPAYSSKPPASPACSSKPPSSPVSPQPPAYSSKPSSSPSSPKHPPTHFSIPSPSPPPSPPKCPPVFKSVLRPASSSSNNDDISQNQQYGKRTAYVCVEEDPLPVFMIPEDVEALIKKEIAPKVLNRPLSPTTYKDYFAALLYSEDFYLEKWSDFLLKGVTLALDESPIYKNRKKEALYKNRKKEDKEDKTFVAFELDRVPEERPFLLSRDLVLARPVGKSSTEPFKGPIHKVVGSNRVLVEFEDGFYSYHHSNKKYDISFSYNRVCLKRAHHAVKAASDALFQNFLFPDCDSRASIPAAPALLSTTYHKLDQEQRSAVGHILRIQGSPPYVVTGPDCEGKSFANLREPSRTGVVVSEAVYQLCRKSPEYRILICAPTNSCCDMLMRSLVKVIPESTMFRANAAFRDRDEVPEDILHLSLYKESGFSCPAIEKLREYKVIFSTFMSSFRLHDKGIAAGHFSHIFLVDASSAIEPETLVALTNFAVKATSVIVTGNHGNSPLWVRADIARKKGLKISYFERLCKLRPYRSPSPMFITQLDLNQKSEYQTRPF; the protein is encoded by the exons ATGATGAG GTTGGGGATAATCATTGGGGCTTCAGCAATATTATTGTGGGAATACTTTGAAAATAAGAGACccacaccatcatcatcatcccctGAAACGCCACCTCAGCGGCAGCCAACGTCATCTAATTCTAAACCACATCCAGCCTCCGCAGAACCCCCACCATATTCTTCTAAACCACCTTCATCTCCAGCTTCTTCTAAACCACCTTCATCCCCAGCTTCTTCTAAACCACCTTCATCTGCAGCTTCCCCACAACCCCCAGCATATTCTTCTAAACCACCTGCATCCCCAGCATGTTCTTCTAAACCACCTTCATCTCCAGTTTCCCCACAACCCCCAGCATATTCTTCTAAACCATCTTCATCTCCATCTTCCCCAAAACACCCTCCAACACATTTTTCaataccatctccatctccacctccatcTCCCCCAAAGTGCCCCCCTGTCTTTAAGTCAGTTCTACGCCCAGCCTCCTCTTCCTCAAATAATGATGATATAAGTCAAAACCAACAATATGGGAAGAGAACAGCTTATGTGTGTGTTGAAGAGGATCCATTACCTGTATTCATGATTCCTGAGGATGTCGAAGCCTTGATCAAGAAAGAAATTGCGCCCAAAGTTCTGAATCGCCCATTATCTCCCACAACATACAAGGACTACTTTGCCGCTCTCTTATATTCTGAAGATTTCTACTTGGAG AAATGGAGTGATTTCCTTTTGAAGGGTGTGACATTAGCGTTGGATGAAAGTCCAATTTATAAAAACCGGAAAAAGGAAGCACTTTATAAAAATCGGAAAAAGGAAGATAAGGAAGACAAAACCTTTGTAGCATTTGAGCTTGATCGTGTTCCTGAGGAACGACCATTCCTCTTGTCAAGGGACTTGGTCCTTGCACGACCAGTGGGGAAGAGTTCTACTGAGCCCTTTAAG GGCCCCATCCATAAAGTTGTTGGGAGCAATCGCGTTTTGGTTGAATTTGAGGATGGCTTTTATTCTTATCATCATTCCAACAAAAAATATGATATCAGCTTCTCATACAATAGAGTTTGTTTGAAAAGAGCCCACCATGCAGTAAAAGCTGCATCAGATGCCTTGTTTCAGAACTTCCTCTTCCCTGACTGTGACTCACGAGCAAGCATTCCTGCTGCACCAGCTCTGCTTTCTACTACCTATCATAAGCTAGATCAAGAGCAACGTTCTGCAGTCGGACATATCTTAAGGATTCAGGGCTCACCACCTTATGTAGTAACTGGTCCAGACTGTGAAGGCAAATCTTTTGCAAATTTAAGAGAACCTTCAAGAACTGGAGTGGTTGTTAGTGAAGCAGTATACCAATTATGTCGGAAGTCACCAGAGTATCGCATTCTTATCTGTGCACCTACTAACAGCTGCTGTGATATGCTGATGAGAAGCTTGGTGAAGGTGATTCCAGAGTCTACTATGTTTCGTGCCAATGCTGCATTCCGAGACAGAGATGAGGTACCTGAGGACATCCTCCATTTATCCCTTTACAAAGAGTCTGGTTTTTCTTGTCCTGCAATAGAGAAACTCCGGGAATACAAGGTGATTTTCTCAACTTTCATGAGTAGCTTCCGACTACATGATAAAGGCATAGCTGCTGGACATTTTAGCCACATttttctggtggatgcttcatCTGCTATTGAACCGGAAACATTGGTCGCCCTGACTAACTTTGCTGTCAAGGCCACTAGTGTTATAGTTACTGGTAATCATGGAAATAGTCCGCTCTGGGTTCGCGCTGACATTGCAAGGAAAAAGGGACTCAAGATTTCATACTTTGAACGACTCTGCAAGCTCAGGCCATATAGAAGCCCCAGTCCAATGTTCATCACACAACTAGACCTGAACCAAAAGTCAGAGTACCAAACAAGACCTTTCTGA
- the LOC112175029 gene encoding germin-like protein subfamily 1 member 7 has protein sequence MMKGAHCPTAAAFALLALATFHLVSAFDPSPLQDFCVALNTTNTDISAVFVNGRFCKDPKMVTPEDFFFSGLRMRGNTSNPLGSIVTQANVQQIAGLNTLGVSLARIDYAVGGLNPPHIHPRATEVLRVMEGTLYVGFVTSNDNGNRLFSKVLYEGDVFVFPFAQIHFQLNIGKVNAVAISSFSSQFPGVTTIAKAVFGSNPSINPDVLTKAFQVDKNVVQYLQNQFWYDNN, from the exons ATGATGAAAGGTGCTCATTGCCCTACAGCTGCTGCTTTTGCCCTATTGGCATTGGCAACCTTCCACCTTGTCTCTGCCTTTGATCCTAGTCCTCTCCAAGATTTCTGTGTAGCACTTAACACCACCAACACTGATATTTCTGCTG TGTTTGTGAATGGGAGATTCTGCAAGGACCCAAAGATGGTAACACCAGAGGATTTCTTCTTTTCCGGGCTCCGGATGCGCGGAAACACATCAAATCCGCTTGGTTCCATCGTCACCCAGGCGAATGTGCAGCAAATAGCAGGACTGAACACTCTTGGGGTATCCCTCGCCCGCATAGACTATGCAGTTGGTGGACTAAACCCTCCTCACATCCACCCTCGGGCCACGGAAGTCCTTAGGGTCATGGAAGGCACTCTCTACGTTGGCTTCGTCACATCCAATGATAACGGCAACCGCCTCTTCAGCAAAGTGTTGTACGAGGGAGATGTGTTTGTCTTCCCATTTGCTCAAATTCACTTCCAGCTTAACATCGGAAAGGTCAACGCTGTAGCTATTTCCAGTTTTAGCAGCCAGTTTCCTGGtgtcaccaccatagccaaagcAGTGTTCGGCTCCAACCCGTCAATCAACCCTGATGTTCTCACCAAGGCCTTCCAAGTGGACAAAAATGTCGTTCAGTATCTCCAGAACCAGTTCTGGTATGACAACAATTAA
- the LOC121051980 gene encoding eEF1A lysine and N-terminal methyltransferase-like has product MMRDVSSCNTYDYGDAQHWDARYVQEGDSLFDWYQRYSALCPFIRNFIPLTSSPVLVVGSGNAVMSEDMAKDGYEDIMNIDISSVAIPQLKYKQMDARDMSFFPDESFDGIIDKGTESVYLLWLIFKIHGIVY; this is encoded by the exons ATGATGAGGGACGTGTCGAGCTGCAACACGTACGATTACGGAGACGCCCAACACTGGGACGCCCGCTACGTCCAAGAAGGTGACTCCTTATTCGACTGGTACCAGCGCTACTCTGCTCTCTGCCCTTTCATCCGCAACTTCATTCCCCTCACCTCCTCTCCTGTTCTCGTCGTCGGCTCCGGCAATGCCG TTATGTCGGAGGACATGGCGAAAGATGGATATGAAGACATAATGAACATTGACATCTCATCAGTGGCTATCCCTCAGTTGAAAT ACAAGCAAATGGATGCGAGGGATATGAGCTTCTTCCCAGATGAATCCTTTGACGGTATTATTGATAAAGGTACAGAGTCTGTTTATTTGTTATGGTTGATTTTTAAAATACACGGTATCGTATACTAA